From the genome of Neodiprion pinetum isolate iyNeoPine1 chromosome 3, iyNeoPine1.2, whole genome shotgun sequence, one region includes:
- the LOC124214759 gene encoding oxidative stress-induced growth inhibitor 1: protein MFEDHCHYTEDLADNDIQYKDVVIVGNGPSSICLSYMLAGNWPYYTGEPHPGDEMLTARLANGTSSGLACNTRWGLETLSLGLEGRNGGRPLPLLIDHLQHPCTDAGLDLPPLLTWIPPGTESGGEDHEVFDHVALGKGAPGGAWQAMDPNVLTISLSRWMSLPGLDIKTWESMVEAEQREVHDHSLTSTGTGDQIPNPFLTQEKLSSYKGLGRVLVGTVAKYFRDYVRIQKLEKYFRCGTTVTSVRPVNNQKDGDAENDTSEYKWIVQGVENDSGKRFEYRAKRVVLATGASDHSNRLGLPGEDSNSNWLTHDLNDLETKLDCIAMQQCRDRLADPVLIIGAGLSAADAVTAARFRGIPVLHAFRHNNNNTEYWSNNNVKREKGVGKNGISVGSDRLRWLPPSMYPEYHKVYEMMADGGTNYPLYQALSNYTLVDLHPNSNCSSNGKKLVTLCSPNGELRSFEVSVVAILIGSRPDLSFLQESGLGLGKDPSKPIDGRSNPILVDDFTYEVNRAPAKGLYALGPLAGDNFVRFTQGGAFGVLTHILNATCNVTHRAKKK from the exons ATGTTCGAGGATCATTGTCATTACACGGAAGATCTCGCAGATAATGACATCCAGTACAAAGATGTCGTCATCGTAG GGAATGGACCGAGCAGTATTTGCCTTTCGTATATGCTGGCTGGAAATTGGCCCTATTACACAGGGGAACCCCATCCGGGTGATGAAATGTTGACAGCTCGACTTGCTAATGGAACTAGCAGCGGTTTAGCGTGCAACACTCGATGGGGCCTTGAGACTCTTTCGCTGGGCTTGGAGGGCAGAAACGGTGGAAGACCACTGCCGCTTCTGATAGATCACTTGCAACATCCATGCACAGATGCAGGCCTCGATCTGCCACCACTGTTGACATGGATTCCTCCTGGCACGGAAAGTGGCGGCGAAGACCACGAAGTATTTGATCATGTTGCCCTGGGGAAAGGTGCGCCTGGCGGAGCGTGGCAG GCAATGGATCCTAACGTCTTAACAATCAGCCTCAGCCGGTGGATGTCCTTACCCGGTCTCGACATCAAAACTTGGGAATCGATGGTCGAAGCAGAGCAGCGAGAAGTGCACGATCATAGTTTAACGTCAACAGGAACAGGCGATCAAATCCCAAATCCGTTCCTAACGCAAGAGAAGCTTAGCAGCTATAAAGGACTTGGACGAGTACTAGTTGGGACGGTGGCTAAATACTTTAGGGATTACGTGAGGATACAGAAGCTCGAAAAGTACTTTCGATG TGGGACCACAGTGACGTCTGTAAGGCCTGTAAATAATCAGAAAGATGGCGATGCAGAGAACGATACCTCAGAATATAAATGGATAGTACAAGGTGTGGAAAACGACAGTGGCAAACGCTTTGAGTACCGTGCTAAAAGGGTAGTTCTGGCAACAGGTGCATCTGACCACTCGAATCGCCTGGGATTACCCGGTGAAGATTCCAACTCCAACTGGCTAACCCACGACTTGAATGATCTAGAAACAAAGCTCGATTGTATAGCCATGCAAC AATGTAGAGACAGATTAGCTGATCCTGTCTTAATCATTGGAGCTGGACTGAGCGCAGCGGACGCTGTGACCGCCGCTCGCTTCCGAGGTATTCCTGTTCTTCATGCTTTTCgtcacaacaacaacaatacaGAATACTGGTCCAACAATAATgtcaagagagaaaaaggagTCGGAAAGAATGGAATATCCGTCGGCAGTGATCGACTGAGGTGGCTGCCTCCTTCTATGTACCCAGAATACCATAAAGTTTATGAGATGATGGCTGACGGAGGGACTAACTATCCACTATACCAGGCACTTTCTAATTATACTCTCGTCGATCTCCATCCAAATTCAAATTGTTCGTCTAATGGGAAGAAACTCGTCACCCTCTGTTCACCAAACGGAGAGCTTCGATCGTTTGAAGTGTCTGTTGTCGCAATTCTCATTG GTTCTCGACCAGATCTTTCGTTCTTACAAGAAAGCGGTTTAGGACTGGGGAAAGATCCATCAAAGCCTATAGACGGGCGATCAAACCCCATACTTGTTGACGATTTCACTTACGAAGTTAATCGTGCACCAGCTAAAGGCCTATATGCTCTCGGACCGCTTGCGGGAGATAACTTTGTTCGTTTTACTCAAGGCGGAGCATTTGGGGTCCTAACACATATTCTTAACGCAACTTGTAATGTCACACATCGAGCTAAAAAGAAATGA